In the genome of Desulfovibrio desulfuricans, one region contains:
- a CDS encoding tripartite tricarboxylate transporter TctB family protein yields MKQNVAVRMNARRMPMCKSNQDILCGLCFLAISAAFAVQMQELEDVTRVFPAALLTVIALGGVWFVGKGIYLKRRDNTSCETEAVAWKKVAIIAAIALIYAVLLSILGFFVSTAAFIFCTSMILGDKNKGIGHLAKVSMLYSLIFCLLIWLSFVKLLNVPTPTGMFF; encoded by the coding sequence ATGAAGCAAAATGTCGCTGTCAGGATGAACGCCCGGAGAATGCCAATGTGTAAAAGCAATCAAGATATCCTGTGCGGACTGTGTTTTCTGGCAATCAGCGCCGCTTTCGCCGTGCAGATGCAAGAGCTGGAAGACGTGACGCGCGTCTTTCCTGCGGCGCTTCTTACGGTGATCGCCCTTGGCGGGGTGTGGTTTGTCGGTAAGGGGATATACCTGAAACGGCGTGACAATACTTCTTGTGAAACCGAAGCCGTTGCCTGGAAAAAGGTAGCAATAATTGCCGCAATAGCATTGATTTACGCGGTGTTGTTATCAATCCTTGGCTTCTTTGTCAGCACGGCTGCCTTTATTTTTTGCACGTCCATGATTCTGGGCGACAAAAACAAAGGTATTGGGCATCTGGCCAAAGTCAGCATGCTGTATTCCCTGATATTTTGCCTCTTGATCTGGCTCAGCTTTGTGAAACTGCTCAATGTACCCACGCCCACAGGCATGTTTTTTTAG